One part of the Haemophilus parainfluenzae genome encodes these proteins:
- a CDS encoding ABC transporter substrate-binding protein, whose protein sequence is MTKHFSFETNESRRHFMKLMAGVGAGLAFSGTLGTFAPKAFAAEIKGKTIEAGIAYPLSTGFDPMTSSGASPYAANLHIFEGLVDLHPATREPYLALAGKEPEQVDETTWRITLREGATFHDGAPVTTEDVVYSFNRIMDPANKSLFVMFIDFIESVKAVDDKVVEFKLKYPFALFANRLTCVKIVPKHVIDKVGQSAFDAHPVGSGPFKFVSAVKDDKIVFEAYEPYNGKYPAQVEKMSWLLLSDAAARVTAQESKRTQAMESVPYLDINRLKNKKQQVQSVQSFGLLFLMFNCEKAPFNNPKVRQALHYGLNTDKLVDIVFDGNAEAATSYLQTTHPDYIKASTQYPYDQEKAAALLKEAGVTELKFELLATDHDWVKESAPLILESWNKIPGVKVTLQHLQSGALYSNNVDPGVYEVAIAPGDPSVFGNDLDLLLSWWYRGDVWPKRRFRWSNTPEFAKVTELLNAAVRAKDHAEAKKSWEEAINIIAAEVPLYPIVHRKLPSAWDDSSLEGYQPLATTGLSFLGVGRK, encoded by the coding sequence ATGACAAAGCATTTTTCCTTTGAAACGAATGAATCTCGTCGTCATTTTATGAAACTTATGGCTGGCGTGGGGGCGGGTCTTGCATTTAGTGGTACATTAGGCACATTTGCACCAAAAGCCTTTGCTGCAGAAATTAAAGGTAAAACTATTGAAGCGGGGATTGCTTATCCGCTTTCTACCGGTTTTGACCCAATGACATCAAGTGGCGCTTCACCTTATGCAGCAAACTTGCACATTTTTGAAGGTTTAGTGGATTTGCATCCTGCAACTCGTGAACCTTATCTTGCTTTAGCAGGAAAAGAGCCAGAACAAGTTGATGAAACAACATGGCGCATTACTTTACGTGAAGGCGCAACCTTCCATGATGGCGCACCAGTCACCACTGAAGACGTTGTGTATTCTTTCAATCGTATTATGGATCCAGCCAATAAATCTTTATTTGTGATGTTTATTGATTTCATTGAAAGTGTGAAAGCTGTGGATGATAAAGTGGTGGAATTTAAATTGAAATATCCATTTGCTTTATTTGCTAACCGTTTAACTTGTGTGAAAATTGTACCGAAACATGTAATCGACAAAGTCGGTCAATCTGCATTTGATGCGCACCCAGTTGGTTCTGGTCCATTCAAATTTGTTTCAGCTGTGAAAGATGACAAAATCGTCTTTGAAGCGTATGAACCTTACAATGGTAAATATCCAGCGCAAGTTGAAAAAATGTCTTGGTTATTACTTTCTGATGCCGCAGCTCGTGTGACTGCACAAGAGTCTAAACGTACTCAAGCAATGGAAAGCGTGCCTTATTTAGACATTAATCGCTTGAAAAACAAAAAACAACAAGTGCAATCCGTTCAATCTTTCGGCTTGCTATTCTTAATGTTTAACTGTGAAAAAGCACCGTTTAATAATCCAAAAGTACGTCAAGCGTTACACTATGGTTTAAACACTGACAAACTGGTTGATATTGTATTTGATGGTAATGCAGAAGCTGCAACATCATACTTACAAACGACTCACCCAGATTATATTAAGGCATCAACTCAATATCCTTATGATCAGGAAAAAGCCGCGGCATTATTAAAAGAAGCCGGTGTAACTGAGCTTAAATTTGAATTGCTCGCAACCGACCATGACTGGGTGAAAGAATCTGCACCGTTAATTTTAGAGTCTTGGAATAAGATTCCAGGTGTGAAAGTGACTTTACAACACTTACAATCTGGTGCGTTATACAGCAACAACGTAGATCCAGGTGTATATGAAGTGGCAATCGCACCGGGTGACCCATCAGTGTTCGGTAATGACTTAGACTTGCTTTTAAGCTGGTGGTATCGTGGTGATGTATGGCCGAAACGTCGTTTCCGTTGGAGTAATACCCCTGAATTTGCGAAAGTGACTGAATTACTCAATGCAGCAGTGAGAGCAAAAGATCACGCTGAAGCGAAAAAATCATGGGAAGAGGCGATTAACATTATTGCGGCTGAAGTACCACTTTATCCGATTGTTCATCGTAAACTTCCTTCAGCATGGGATGATAGTAGCCTTGAAGGCTATCAACCATTGGCAACAACCGGTTTATCTTTCCTCGGTGTGGGCCGTAAATAA
- a CDS encoding Dps family protein, producing the protein MSKTSIGLDKKASEKLAAKLNELLATYQVFYTNVRGYHWNIKGVNFFELHAKFEEIYTDLVVKIDEVAERILTLGYTPHNGYSQYFQHSRIKEELGVSDAQSCLKGTLEGLKVLLEQQREILELAGESDDEGTASQMSDYIKEQEKLVWMFQAACQTCHG; encoded by the coding sequence ATGTCAAAAACATCAATCGGTTTAGATAAAAAAGCATCTGAAAAATTAGCAGCAAAATTAAATGAATTATTAGCAACCTATCAAGTATTCTATACCAACGTGCGCGGTTACCACTGGAACATTAAAGGGGTAAACTTCTTTGAATTACACGCAAAATTTGAAGAAATCTACACAGATTTAGTAGTAAAAATAGATGAAGTGGCAGAACGTATCTTAACTTTAGGTTACACACCGCATAACGGTTATTCACAATACTTCCAACACTCACGTATTAAAGAAGAGTTAGGGGTAAGTGATGCGCAATCTTGCTTAAAAGGCACATTAGAAGGATTAAAAGTACTACTTGAACAACAACGTGAAATCCTTGAATTAGCGGGTGAGTCTGATGATGAAGGTACCGCTTCTCAAATGAGCGACTACATCAAAGAACAAGAAAAACTTGTTTGGATGTTCCAAGCCGCTTGCCAAACTTGCCATGGTTAA
- a CDS encoding threonine/serine exporter family protein: protein MFLLNLLDDMLFAAIPAVGFALVFNVPPKALKYCAILGALGHVTRTLLLHFGVPIVFATFFATCVIGFIGVHLSHRYLAHPKVFTVAAIIPMIPGVHAYKAMIAIVQIHHYGFSDKLFEQMISSFINTSFILGALVLGLALPGLLFYRQKPVV, encoded by the coding sequence ATGTTTTTACTGAATTTACTCGATGATATGCTTTTTGCTGCCATCCCCGCAGTAGGATTTGCTTTAGTATTTAATGTTCCGCCTAAAGCCTTAAAGTATTGTGCGATTTTAGGTGCACTTGGACATGTCACACGAACTTTATTACTACACTTTGGTGTCCCAATTGTTTTTGCCACTTTTTTCGCCACTTGTGTAATTGGTTTTATTGGGGTGCATTTATCTCATCGTTATTTAGCCCATCCGAAAGTCTTTACTGTTGCGGCAATTATTCCAATGATTCCAGGTGTTCATGCTTATAAAGCGATGATTGCTATCGTACAAATTCACCATTATGGCTTTTCCGATAAATTATTTGAGCAAATGATCAGCTCTTTTATCAATACCAGCTTTATTTTGGGCGCTCTTGTTTTGGGCTTAGCCTTACCAGGACTATTGTTCTATCGACAAAAACCGGTCGTGTAG
- a CDS encoding threonine/serine ThrE exporter family protein has product MDQEYQRAVTRICVETALLLLQHGAESAVVVQMAQRLGVALGIESVECALTANAVLLTTLSKQHCITTVRKNVDKGINMQIVTDVQHIVVAVEHHLYDLSMAQKKLDKLKPLKYNRYLVVFMIGLSCASFAHLSGGDMTICAITFIASAIAMFIRQEISKRHYNPLIVFAITAFVASLISGMSLKYSLGNDPHIALASSVLLLVPGFPLINSLADILKGYVNMGIGRWTIATVLTFGACLGIVFALNLLNIVSWVG; this is encoded by the coding sequence ATGGATCAGGAATACCAACGAGCGGTTACCCGCATTTGTGTGGAAACCGCTTTGTTATTGTTACAGCATGGAGCAGAAAGTGCTGTTGTCGTACAAATGGCACAGCGATTAGGTGTAGCTTTAGGCATTGAAAGCGTGGAGTGTGCTTTAACGGCAAATGCCGTCTTATTGACCACACTTTCTAAACAACATTGCATTACCACAGTGCGTAAGAATGTCGATAAAGGCATTAATATGCAAATCGTTACGGATGTTCAGCACATTGTGGTTGCCGTAGAGCATCATTTGTATGATTTGTCTATGGCACAAAAGAAATTGGATAAGTTAAAACCACTAAAATATAACCGTTATTTGGTGGTGTTTATGATTGGTTTATCTTGTGCCTCTTTTGCTCACCTTTCTGGCGGAGATATGACAATTTGTGCGATCACCTTTATTGCTTCTGCCATTGCCATGTTTATTCGACAAGAAATTTCTAAACGTCATTACAATCCACTCATCGTTTTTGCCATTACCGCGTTTGTTGCTTCACTTATTTCAGGTATGAGTTTGAAATATAGTTTAGGCAACGATCCCCATATCGCATTAGCGTCTAGCGTTTTATTACTCGTTCCAGGATTCCCATTAATTAATTCACTTGCGGATATTTTAAAAGGGTATGTCAATATGGGAATAGGACGCTGGACCATCGCTACGGTTCTCACTTTTGGTGCTTGTTTAGGTATTGTCTTTGCGTTAAATCTTTTAAATATTGTTTCTTGGGTGGGGTAA